In Aptenodytes patagonicus chromosome 6, bAptPat1.pri.cur, whole genome shotgun sequence, one genomic interval encodes:
- the SLC4A3 gene encoding anion exchange protein 3 isoform X1, with the protein MAAGESPPVGDVFIDLQQGRDRAEKASPGAEDDEDLDKTLSIERFGDLISKSASSNLEKQRRNYSERDFEFHRRTSHHIHHPLSTHLPSALKFQKRPPRASRRKKRRRKKKKTSVPPSEVTPTIQEEDEEGGEEEEEEEEEEEEEGESEAEEAQEKEISAESEGEARGKDTSPKLESPSKPKFTIGSDEEESGSTLAPAQFHMEEECGILSPVPCFTDLLQDKGPASLRSLPGPRERLSRGWEKRKPWGQVASGQRVTYDLKERMCIGSMTTLESAAYQRVPTDEAEAQMLASADLDGMKSHRFEDNPGVRRHLMKKPSRSQITRTSKKLASTPSVKKKKKKKKLDRKPHEVFVELNELVVDKNQEMHWRETARWIKFEEDVEEDTARWGKPHVASLSFRSLLELRKTIAHGAVLLDLEQTTLPGIAHLMVETMIISDQIRAEDRANVLRALLLKHSHPNDEKEGFFPRNHSSSSMNSIVGNHHHNHTTDTCMPLMGEERIEMADPKAHETECKEQKNPHLHNSEGHRKYLKLMEKIPEDAEATVVLVGCVQFLEQPTMAFVRLNEAVFLESVLEVPIPVRFIFVLLGPSQANMDYHEIGRSISTLMSDKHFHEAAYMADDRQDLLNAINEFLDCSIVIPPSEVEGKDLLKSIATFQKLLLRKRKEREQKSMKEGAVQEAKELCEVKAEEEEEEAEDDPLKRTGIFFGGLVRDIKRRYPKYLSDIRDALHSQCLAAVLFIYFAALSPAITFGGLLGEKTEGLMGVSELIISTSVLGILFSLLGAQPLLVIGFSGPLLVFEEAFYKFCQTQGIEYLTGRVWIGLWLIVFIFIIVAAEGSFLVRYISPFTQEIFAFLISLIFIYETFYKLYKVFAEHPLLKFYPPNVQSGLNASMLSADAMSLGIRMQPNTALLSLILMLGTFFIAFFMRKFKNSRFLGGKARRIIGDFGIPISILVMVLVDYTITDTYTQKLNVPSGLSVTSPDKRGWFIHPMGSSGTFPMWMMFASAIPALLVFILIFMETQITTLIVSKKERKLLKGSGFHLDLLLIGTMGGLCALFGLPWLTAATVRSVTHVNALTVMSKAIAPGEKPKIEEVKEQRVTGVLIAALVGLSIVMGNMLRQIPLAVLFGIFLYMGVTSLTGIQLYERLLLIFMPSKHHPDHIYVVKVKTWRMNLFTCIQLACIVLLWVVKSTVASLAFPFVLIMTVPLRRFVLPRFFHDRELKALDSEDAEPNFDEDGRDEYNELHMPV; encoded by the exons GGCAGAGATCGTGCAGAGAAGGCCTCTCCTGGTGCCGAGGACGATGAGGACTTGGATAAGACTTTGTCAATCGAGAGATTTGGGGACCTGATAAGCAAATCAGCATCAAGCAATCTGGAGAAGCAAAGACGCAACTACAGCGAGAGAGATTTTGAAT tccACCGCCGAACCTCGCACCACATCCATCATCCCCTTTCCACTCACCTCCCTTCTGCCCTCAAGTTCCAAAAGAGGCCCCCCCGTGctagtaggaggaaaaaaagaaggaggaaaaagaagaaaacctcagtACCCCCCTCGGAGGTGACCCCCACCATCcaggaagaggacgaggaggggggagaagaggaggaagaggaggaagaagaagaagaggaagaaggagagtcTGAGGCAGAAGAGGCCCAGGAGAAAGAGATCTCTGCAGAGTCTGAGGGCGAAGCTCGTGGGAAGGACACATCCCCTAAGCTGGAGTCCCCAAGCAAACCAAAG TTCACCATCGGCAGTGATGAGGAGGAGTCCGGCAGCACTCTGGCCCCTGCCCAGTTCCACATGGAGGAGGAGTGTGGCATCCTGTCCCCCGTGCCATGCTTCACCGACCTGCTGCAGGACAAGGGCCCTGCCTCCCTCCGCAG cctccctgggccTCGGGAACGTCTGTCTCGTGGGTGGGAGAAGCGCAAGCCCTGGGGCCAGGTGGCGAGTGGACAACGGGTTACCTATGACTTGAAGGAGAGGATGTGCATCGGCAGCATGACCACACTGGAGAGCGCAGCGTACCAGCGCGTCCCCACGGACGAGGCTGAAGCCCAGATGCTGGCGTCTGCTGACTTGGACGGCATGAAAA GCCACCGTTTTGAAGATAACCCTGGTGTGAGGAGGCATCTGATGAAAAAACCATCTCGGAGTCAGATCACCAGGACAAGTAAAAAATTAGCATCAACTCCAtctgtgaagaaaaagaagaagaagaagaagttgGATAGAAAGCCCCATGAG GTGTTTGTGGAGCTGAACGAGCTGGTGGTGGATAAGAACCAGGAGATGCACTGGAGGGAGACAGCCCGCTGGAtcaagtttgaggaggatgtggaggaggacaCAGCAAGGTGGGGGAAACCCCATGTGGCTTCACTGTCCTTCCGCAGCCTGTTGGAGCTCAGGAAGACAATTGCCCACG GTGCCGTCCTCCTTGACCTGGAGCAGACCACACTGCCCGGCATCGCTCACCTCATGGTGGAGACCATGATCATCTCTGACCAGATCAGAGCAGAGGACCGAGCCAATGTGCTGCGTGCCCTGCTGCTGAAGCACAG CCACCCCAATGATGAGAAGGAGGGCTTCTTCCCGAGGAACCACTCCAGCTCCAGCATGAACTCTATCGTGggaaaccaccaccacaaccacacCACCGACACCTGCATGCCCCTCATGGGGGAAGAGCGCATCGAGATGGCTGACCCCAAGGCCCATGAGACTGAGTGCAAGGAG CAGAAAAACCCGCATCTCCATAACTCTGAGGGCCACCGTAAATACCTGAAGCTAATGGAGAAGATCCCTGAAGATGCGGAGGCCACAGTGGTCCTCGTGG GTTGTGTGCAGTTCCTGGAGCAGCCAACTATGGCCTTTGTCCGACTAAATGAGGCCGTCTTCCTGGAATCTGTCTTGGAGGTCCCGATTCCTGTCAGATTCATCTTTGTGCTGCTGGGACCGAGCCAGGCCAACATGGACTACCATGAAATTGGCCGCTCAATCTCCACCCTCATGTCCGACAAG CACTTCCATGAGGCTGCATACATGGCAGATGACCGTCAAGACCTCCTCAACGCAATCAACGAGTTCTTGGACTGCAGCATTGTCATCCCCCCATCGGAGGTGGAGGGGAAAGACTTGCTCAAATCCATTGCCACCTTCCAGAAGTTGCtgctgaggaagaggaaggagagggagcagAAGTCCATGAAGGAGGGTGCTGTCCAGGAAGCCAAAG AGCTGTGTGAAGTGAaagctgaggaagaagaggaggaagctgAGGACGACCCTTTGAAGCGGACCGGGATATTTTTTGGAGGTCTGGTTCGGGACATAAAGCGCAGGTACCCCAAATACCTCAGTGACATCAGAGACGCCTTGCACAGCCAGTGTCTCGCGGCCGTTCTCTTCATCTACTTTGCTGCTCTCTCTCCTGCCATCACCTTCGGGGGACTCCTAG GAGAGAAAACTGAGGGTCTCATGGGGGTCTCCGAGCTGATAATCTCCACCTCGGTTTTAGGGATCCTCTTCTCCCTGCTCGGAGCCCAGCCGCTCCTGGTCATTGGCTTCTCAGGGCCTCTGCTGGTGTTTGAAGAAGCTTTTTACAAG TTCTGCCAGACACAAGGCATTGAGTATCTGACAGGCAGAGTGTGGATTGGCTTGTGGCTCATCGTCTTCATCTTCATTATCGTGGCAGCTGAGGGAAGCTTCTTGGTGCGCTACATCTCACCCTTCACCCAGGAGATCTTTGCTTTCCTCATCTCCCTCATCTTTATCTACGAGACCTTCTACAAACTATACAAG GTGTTTGCAGAACATCCTCTGCTCAAGTTCTACCCACCGAACGTGCAGAGCGGCCTGAATGCCAGCATGCTCTCTGCAGATGCGATGTCACTGGGAATCAGGATGCAGCCCAacactgctctcctctccctcatccTCATGCTAGGCACCTTCTTCATTGCCTTCTTTATGCGCAAGTTCAAGAACAGCCGTTTCTTAGGAGGAAAG GCTCGGCGGATCATCGGAGACTTTGGGatccccatctccatcctggTCATGGTGCTGGTGGATTACACCATCACTGACACATACACACAG AAGCTGAATGTCCCCTCTGGCCTGTCGGTCACATCTCCTGACAAGCGTGGCTGGTTCATTCACCCCATGGGCAGCAGTGGGACCTTTCCGATGTGGATGATGTTCGCCTCTGCCATCCCTGCCCTCCTGGTCTTCATTCTTATCTTCATGGAGACACAGATCACTAC GCTGATTGTGAGcaagaaggagaggaagctgctgAAAGGCTCTGGCTTCCACCTGGACCTGCTGCTCATTGGCACTATGGGGGGGCTTTGCGCACTCTTTGGGCTGCCCTGGCTGACTGCGGCAACGGTGCGCTCTGTCACCCACGTCAATGCCCTGACGGTCATGAGCAAGGCCATTGCACCAGGAGAGAAGCCCAAGATCGAGGAGGTGAAGGAGCAGCGTGTGACCGGAGTGCTTATTGCTGCCCTCGTTG GTCTGTCCATTGTGATGGGGAACATGCTGCGGCAGATCCCGCTGGCTGTGCTCTTCGGCATCTTCCTCTACATGGGGGTTACATCACTCACCGGCATCCAGCTCTACGAGCGGCTGCTCCTGATCTTCATGCCATCCAAGCACCACCCTGACCACATCTATGTTGTCAAG GTGAAGACCTGGAGAATGAATCTCTTCACCTGCATTCAACTGGCCTGCATTGTGCTGCTCTGGGTGGTGAAATCTACAGTGGCATCCCTGGCCTTCCCCTTCGTCCTGATCATGACAGTGCCATTGCGACGCTTCGTGCTGCCCCGCTTCTTCCACGATAGGGAGCTCAAAGCG tTGGACTCAGAGGATGCGGAGCCGAACTTTGATGAGGATGGCCGGGATGAGTACAACGAGCTGCACATGCCTGTGTGA
- the SLC4A3 gene encoding anion exchange protein 3 isoform X2 translates to MAAGESPPVGDVFIDLQQGRDRAEKASPGAEDDEDLDKTLSIERFGDLISKSASSNLEKQRRNYSERDFEFHRRTSHHIHHPLSTHLPSALKFQKRPPRASRRKKRRRKKKKTSVPPSEVTPTIQEEDEEGGEEEEEEEEEEEEEGESEAEEAQEKEISAESEGEARGKDTSPKLESPSKPKFTIGSDEEESGSTLAPAQFHMEEECGILSPVPCFTDLLQDKGPASLRSLPGPRERLSRGWEKRKPWGQVASGQRVTYDLKERMCIGSMTTLESAAYQRVPTDEAEAQMLASADLDGMKSHRFEDNPGVRRHLMKKPSRSQITRTSKKLASTPSVKKKKKKKKLDRKPHEVFVELNELVVDKNQEMHWRETARWIKFEEDVEEDTARWGKPHVASLSFRSLLELRKTIAHGAVLLDLEQTTLPGIAHLMVETMIISDQIRAEDRANVLRALLLKHSHPNDEKEGFFPRNHSSSSMNSIVGNHHHNHTTDTCMPLMGEERIEMADPKAHETECKEKNPHLHNSEGHRKYLKLMEKIPEDAEATVVLVGCVQFLEQPTMAFVRLNEAVFLESVLEVPIPVRFIFVLLGPSQANMDYHEIGRSISTLMSDKHFHEAAYMADDRQDLLNAINEFLDCSIVIPPSEVEGKDLLKSIATFQKLLLRKRKEREQKSMKEGAVQEAKELCEVKAEEEEEEAEDDPLKRTGIFFGGLVRDIKRRYPKYLSDIRDALHSQCLAAVLFIYFAALSPAITFGGLLGEKTEGLMGVSELIISTSVLGILFSLLGAQPLLVIGFSGPLLVFEEAFYKFCQTQGIEYLTGRVWIGLWLIVFIFIIVAAEGSFLVRYISPFTQEIFAFLISLIFIYETFYKLYKVFAEHPLLKFYPPNVQSGLNASMLSADAMSLGIRMQPNTALLSLILMLGTFFIAFFMRKFKNSRFLGGKARRIIGDFGIPISILVMVLVDYTITDTYTQKLNVPSGLSVTSPDKRGWFIHPMGSSGTFPMWMMFASAIPALLVFILIFMETQITTLIVSKKERKLLKGSGFHLDLLLIGTMGGLCALFGLPWLTAATVRSVTHVNALTVMSKAIAPGEKPKIEEVKEQRVTGVLIAALVGLSIVMGNMLRQIPLAVLFGIFLYMGVTSLTGIQLYERLLLIFMPSKHHPDHIYVVKVKTWRMNLFTCIQLACIVLLWVVKSTVASLAFPFVLIMTVPLRRFVLPRFFHDRELKALDSEDAEPNFDEDGRDEYNELHMPV, encoded by the exons GGCAGAGATCGTGCAGAGAAGGCCTCTCCTGGTGCCGAGGACGATGAGGACTTGGATAAGACTTTGTCAATCGAGAGATTTGGGGACCTGATAAGCAAATCAGCATCAAGCAATCTGGAGAAGCAAAGACGCAACTACAGCGAGAGAGATTTTGAAT tccACCGCCGAACCTCGCACCACATCCATCATCCCCTTTCCACTCACCTCCCTTCTGCCCTCAAGTTCCAAAAGAGGCCCCCCCGTGctagtaggaggaaaaaaagaaggaggaaaaagaagaaaacctcagtACCCCCCTCGGAGGTGACCCCCACCATCcaggaagaggacgaggaggggggagaagaggaggaagaggaggaagaagaagaagaggaagaaggagagtcTGAGGCAGAAGAGGCCCAGGAGAAAGAGATCTCTGCAGAGTCTGAGGGCGAAGCTCGTGGGAAGGACACATCCCCTAAGCTGGAGTCCCCAAGCAAACCAAAG TTCACCATCGGCAGTGATGAGGAGGAGTCCGGCAGCACTCTGGCCCCTGCCCAGTTCCACATGGAGGAGGAGTGTGGCATCCTGTCCCCCGTGCCATGCTTCACCGACCTGCTGCAGGACAAGGGCCCTGCCTCCCTCCGCAG cctccctgggccTCGGGAACGTCTGTCTCGTGGGTGGGAGAAGCGCAAGCCCTGGGGCCAGGTGGCGAGTGGACAACGGGTTACCTATGACTTGAAGGAGAGGATGTGCATCGGCAGCATGACCACACTGGAGAGCGCAGCGTACCAGCGCGTCCCCACGGACGAGGCTGAAGCCCAGATGCTGGCGTCTGCTGACTTGGACGGCATGAAAA GCCACCGTTTTGAAGATAACCCTGGTGTGAGGAGGCATCTGATGAAAAAACCATCTCGGAGTCAGATCACCAGGACAAGTAAAAAATTAGCATCAACTCCAtctgtgaagaaaaagaagaagaagaagaagttgGATAGAAAGCCCCATGAG GTGTTTGTGGAGCTGAACGAGCTGGTGGTGGATAAGAACCAGGAGATGCACTGGAGGGAGACAGCCCGCTGGAtcaagtttgaggaggatgtggaggaggacaCAGCAAGGTGGGGGAAACCCCATGTGGCTTCACTGTCCTTCCGCAGCCTGTTGGAGCTCAGGAAGACAATTGCCCACG GTGCCGTCCTCCTTGACCTGGAGCAGACCACACTGCCCGGCATCGCTCACCTCATGGTGGAGACCATGATCATCTCTGACCAGATCAGAGCAGAGGACCGAGCCAATGTGCTGCGTGCCCTGCTGCTGAAGCACAG CCACCCCAATGATGAGAAGGAGGGCTTCTTCCCGAGGAACCACTCCAGCTCCAGCATGAACTCTATCGTGggaaaccaccaccacaaccacacCACCGACACCTGCATGCCCCTCATGGGGGAAGAGCGCATCGAGATGGCTGACCCCAAGGCCCATGAGACTGAGTGCAAGGAG AAAAACCCGCATCTCCATAACTCTGAGGGCCACCGTAAATACCTGAAGCTAATGGAGAAGATCCCTGAAGATGCGGAGGCCACAGTGGTCCTCGTGG GTTGTGTGCAGTTCCTGGAGCAGCCAACTATGGCCTTTGTCCGACTAAATGAGGCCGTCTTCCTGGAATCTGTCTTGGAGGTCCCGATTCCTGTCAGATTCATCTTTGTGCTGCTGGGACCGAGCCAGGCCAACATGGACTACCATGAAATTGGCCGCTCAATCTCCACCCTCATGTCCGACAAG CACTTCCATGAGGCTGCATACATGGCAGATGACCGTCAAGACCTCCTCAACGCAATCAACGAGTTCTTGGACTGCAGCATTGTCATCCCCCCATCGGAGGTGGAGGGGAAAGACTTGCTCAAATCCATTGCCACCTTCCAGAAGTTGCtgctgaggaagaggaaggagagggagcagAAGTCCATGAAGGAGGGTGCTGTCCAGGAAGCCAAAG AGCTGTGTGAAGTGAaagctgaggaagaagaggaggaagctgAGGACGACCCTTTGAAGCGGACCGGGATATTTTTTGGAGGTCTGGTTCGGGACATAAAGCGCAGGTACCCCAAATACCTCAGTGACATCAGAGACGCCTTGCACAGCCAGTGTCTCGCGGCCGTTCTCTTCATCTACTTTGCTGCTCTCTCTCCTGCCATCACCTTCGGGGGACTCCTAG GAGAGAAAACTGAGGGTCTCATGGGGGTCTCCGAGCTGATAATCTCCACCTCGGTTTTAGGGATCCTCTTCTCCCTGCTCGGAGCCCAGCCGCTCCTGGTCATTGGCTTCTCAGGGCCTCTGCTGGTGTTTGAAGAAGCTTTTTACAAG TTCTGCCAGACACAAGGCATTGAGTATCTGACAGGCAGAGTGTGGATTGGCTTGTGGCTCATCGTCTTCATCTTCATTATCGTGGCAGCTGAGGGAAGCTTCTTGGTGCGCTACATCTCACCCTTCACCCAGGAGATCTTTGCTTTCCTCATCTCCCTCATCTTTATCTACGAGACCTTCTACAAACTATACAAG GTGTTTGCAGAACATCCTCTGCTCAAGTTCTACCCACCGAACGTGCAGAGCGGCCTGAATGCCAGCATGCTCTCTGCAGATGCGATGTCACTGGGAATCAGGATGCAGCCCAacactgctctcctctccctcatccTCATGCTAGGCACCTTCTTCATTGCCTTCTTTATGCGCAAGTTCAAGAACAGCCGTTTCTTAGGAGGAAAG GCTCGGCGGATCATCGGAGACTTTGGGatccccatctccatcctggTCATGGTGCTGGTGGATTACACCATCACTGACACATACACACAG AAGCTGAATGTCCCCTCTGGCCTGTCGGTCACATCTCCTGACAAGCGTGGCTGGTTCATTCACCCCATGGGCAGCAGTGGGACCTTTCCGATGTGGATGATGTTCGCCTCTGCCATCCCTGCCCTCCTGGTCTTCATTCTTATCTTCATGGAGACACAGATCACTAC GCTGATTGTGAGcaagaaggagaggaagctgctgAAAGGCTCTGGCTTCCACCTGGACCTGCTGCTCATTGGCACTATGGGGGGGCTTTGCGCACTCTTTGGGCTGCCCTGGCTGACTGCGGCAACGGTGCGCTCTGTCACCCACGTCAATGCCCTGACGGTCATGAGCAAGGCCATTGCACCAGGAGAGAAGCCCAAGATCGAGGAGGTGAAGGAGCAGCGTGTGACCGGAGTGCTTATTGCTGCCCTCGTTG GTCTGTCCATTGTGATGGGGAACATGCTGCGGCAGATCCCGCTGGCTGTGCTCTTCGGCATCTTCCTCTACATGGGGGTTACATCACTCACCGGCATCCAGCTCTACGAGCGGCTGCTCCTGATCTTCATGCCATCCAAGCACCACCCTGACCACATCTATGTTGTCAAG GTGAAGACCTGGAGAATGAATCTCTTCACCTGCATTCAACTGGCCTGCATTGTGCTGCTCTGGGTGGTGAAATCTACAGTGGCATCCCTGGCCTTCCCCTTCGTCCTGATCATGACAGTGCCATTGCGACGCTTCGTGCTGCCCCGCTTCTTCCACGATAGGGAGCTCAAAGCG tTGGACTCAGAGGATGCGGAGCCGAACTTTGATGAGGATGGCCGGGATGAGTACAACGAGCTGCACATGCCTGTGTGA